The following coding sequences are from one Microbulbifer sp. TB1203 window:
- a CDS encoding DUF2784 domain-containing protein: protein MESRSLYLLAADAVLLFHTLFVAFVVFSLPLIFMGKFLRWSWVRNPWYRLAHLLAIAIVVLESWAGVICPFTIWEMALRTKTGEAVYTGSFISHWLDTLLYYQAPEWVFRVVYTAFGLLVLGSWYWVRPRPLRKPAPPA, encoded by the coding sequence ATGGAATCCAGATCCCTTTATCTTCTTGCCGCGGACGCCGTCCTGCTTTTTCACACGCTATTTGTGGCGTTTGTCGTGTTCAGTTTGCCGTTGATCTTTATGGGCAAATTTTTGCGCTGGTCCTGGGTGCGCAATCCCTGGTACAGGTTGGCGCATCTGCTGGCAATCGCCATAGTGGTCCTGGAATCCTGGGCGGGAGTTATCTGCCCGTTCACCATTTGGGAAATGGCACTGCGTACGAAAACCGGTGAAGCGGTGTATACGGGTTCGTTTATATCCCATTGGCTGGATACGCTCTTGTACTACCAGGCGCCGGAGTGGGTGTTCAGAGTTGTGTATACCGCATTTGGGCTGCTTGTTCTCGGAAGCTGGTATTGGGTGCGCCCGCGCCCGCTCAGAAAACCCGCTCCTCCGGCGTGA
- a CDS encoding VOC family protein, with the protein MANRHGDFIWYELMSADADTAQAFYGELTGWRFSDSGQPGRDYRIVNAGEEPVGGLLQLTREQREHGAQPNWMGYICVDDVEKSLAAIGADGGTVMMPAMAIPGAGTLAMVCDPQGVPFYIMHPTGGEESRAFSTDTSAIGHCAWNQLMTTDQRAAPAFYGNQFGWRKSGEMDMGEMGSYEFLNHRADIGAVMTCPPDVRPNWLYFFRVTDIDTAATTITRLGGTLTMPPGQIPESDEYYLIAVDPEGAAFGLIGSK; encoded by the coding sequence ATGGCAAACAGACACGGCGATTTTATCTGGTACGAGCTGATGAGCGCAGACGCCGACACGGCCCAGGCCTTTTACGGCGAACTGACGGGCTGGCGGTTTTCCGACAGCGGCCAGCCCGGCCGCGACTACCGCATCGTGAATGCGGGGGAGGAACCGGTGGGCGGGCTGCTGCAGCTCACCCGGGAACAGCGGGAGCACGGCGCGCAGCCCAACTGGATGGGCTATATCTGCGTGGACGATGTGGAGAAAAGCCTGGCGGCCATCGGCGCCGATGGGGGCACTGTGATGATGCCGGCCATGGCGATTCCCGGTGCGGGCACCCTGGCGATGGTCTGCGACCCCCAGGGCGTTCCTTTCTACATAATGCACCCCACCGGCGGGGAAGAAAGCCGGGCCTTCAGCACGGATACCTCGGCCATCGGCCACTGCGCCTGGAACCAGCTTATGACCACTGACCAGAGGGCCGCGCCGGCCTTCTATGGCAATCAATTCGGCTGGCGCAAGAGTGGCGAAATGGACATGGGGGAAATGGGCAGCTACGAATTCCTCAATCACAGGGCCGACATCGGCGCCGTCATGACCTGTCCCCCGGACGTCCGGCCGAACTGGCTCTATTTTTTCCGGGTGACGGACATAGACACAGCGGCCACAACCATCACGCGCCTGGGCGGCACCCTGACCATGCCACCCGGACAGATTCCCGAAAGCGATGAATATTACCTCATCGCCGTTGATCCTGAAGGGGCGGCTTTTGGACTGATCGGCAGTAAATAA
- a CDS encoding DUF1428 domain-containing protein yields the protein MSYIDGFVLAVPTDNKQRFIEHAKTANSAFVEQGALRVMECWGNDVPKGKTNDFYGAVQAKDGETVVFSWIEWPDKATRDAGMGKMEELMKTDPRMNPEKNPMPFDGMRLIYGGFEPVVDLGERKQ from the coding sequence ATGTCCTATATCGACGGCTTCGTACTGGCGGTACCCACCGACAACAAACAGCGCTTTATCGAGCACGCCAAAACCGCGAACAGTGCGTTTGTTGAGCAGGGCGCGCTGCGCGTGATGGAGTGCTGGGGGAACGACGTGCCCAAAGGCAAGACCAACGACTTCTACGGCGCCGTCCAGGCCAAAGACGGGGAGACAGTGGTGTTTTCCTGGATCGAATGGCCGGACAAGGCGACCCGCGATGCGGGCATGGGCAAGATGGAAGAGTTGATGAAGACGGACCCGCGCATGAATCCGGAGAAGAATCCCATGCCTTTCGACGGCATGCGCCTGATTTACGGCGGCTTTGAGCCGGTAGTGGATCTGGGCGAGAGAAAGCAGTAG
- a CDS encoding RNA polymerase sigma factor yields MKQELTSLVPMIRRFAYSLTGSMADADDLLQSTVERVLSKKIPKDVDLNKWVFRVCRNLWIDEYRSRKVRQEAAQQPELSEGQIVDGERAIAGEMELERVNRAMDRLPNDQRSILALVALQGMSYKEVAATLEIPMGTVMSRLARARAALCEILNASPARTT; encoded by the coding sequence ATGAAACAAGAGCTGACGTCTCTGGTACCCATGATACGGCGCTTTGCCTACTCGTTGACAGGCTCCATGGCGGACGCCGACGACTTGTTGCAGAGCACCGTCGAACGGGTGTTGAGCAAAAAAATTCCAAAGGACGTGGATTTGAACAAATGGGTGTTTCGCGTGTGCCGCAATCTGTGGATCGATGAGTACCGCTCGCGCAAAGTCCGCCAGGAGGCGGCCCAGCAACCGGAGTTGAGCGAAGGTCAGATAGTCGACGGAGAGCGGGCCATTGCCGGCGAGATGGAGCTGGAACGGGTAAACCGGGCCATGGATCGGCTGCCGAACGACCAGCGGTCCATTCTCGCCCTGGTCGCCCTCCAGGGCATGTCCTACAAGGAAGTGGCGGCGACTCTGGAGATTCCCATGGGCACAGTGATGAGCCGTCTGGCCCGCGCCCGCGCGGCGCTGTGTGAGATCCTGAACGCATCCCCGGCGAGGACAACATGA
- a CDS encoding S8 family serine peptidase, producing the protein MKYHRQKKRNPLIVGGLGLLLCLSPAARAQVLDSGSILNQVESVTGEAERVTQDLESNAADAVRETQEAVNTGELTDAVNAGELIDTVNVDELTDALDVDELTDAVNAGELINAVESTLDPLTGLPERLPIVNAGGATVFVDVEVENGWRAVERQWLVMLEPGELAVLRQLDIEILEQTDFGGLGLSLLRFRVPKEIDSRDALRRLLPAALVDRFDRNHIYNPQIYNPQKADGKTVSQEASEGASSSICGQSLNIGMVDTAIQLDHPAFGHSRIREKSFLEQDIDQPDAHGTAVAGLFVGAIEQMPPRLPGATLYNASVFYSRNQYAQGATMMHLVEALNWLMSKDVEVINMSLSGPDNRILAAAVDQVIGRGKAIVAAAGNAGPAAPPLYPAAYPGVISATAVDSEQRIYRWANRGEHVDFAAFGVSVVTARSGSEFGRESGTSMAAPVVSAFVACELADNPGGADEVIDRLANRALDLGEPGRDPVFGYGLLQ; encoded by the coding sequence ATGAAATACCACAGGCAAAAAAAGAGAAATCCTCTGATTGTGGGTGGTCTGGGCCTGCTCCTGTGTCTGTCGCCTGCGGCCCGGGCCCAGGTGCTGGACTCCGGATCCATTCTGAACCAGGTGGAGAGCGTGACCGGTGAAGCGGAGCGGGTGACCCAGGACCTCGAATCCAACGCCGCGGATGCCGTGCGGGAAACACAAGAGGCGGTGAACACTGGAGAATTGACAGACGCGGTGAACGCCGGCGAATTGATAGACACAGTGAACGTCGACGAATTGACAGATGCGCTGGATGTCGACGAATTGACAGACGCAGTGAACGCCGGCGAATTGATAAACGCAGTCGAATCCACTTTGGATCCATTGACCGGTCTCCCGGAGCGGTTGCCAATCGTCAATGCCGGCGGGGCCACGGTTTTTGTCGACGTCGAGGTGGAAAACGGCTGGCGCGCGGTGGAGCGCCAATGGCTGGTGATGCTCGAACCCGGTGAACTGGCTGTCTTGCGCCAACTGGATATCGAAATCCTCGAGCAAACCGATTTCGGTGGACTGGGCCTCAGTTTATTGCGCTTCCGCGTGCCTAAGGAGATAGACTCCCGCGACGCACTGCGGCGGCTACTGCCGGCCGCGCTGGTGGACCGCTTCGATCGCAACCATATTTACAACCCCCAAATTTACAACCCCCAAAAAGCCGACGGCAAGACGGTTTCCCAGGAGGCCTCAGAGGGGGCGTCGTCGTCGATTTGCGGGCAGTCGCTGAATATCGGCATGGTGGACACCGCCATTCAACTGGATCACCCCGCTTTTGGTCACAGCCGCATCCGGGAGAAAAGCTTTCTCGAACAGGATATCGACCAACCCGATGCCCACGGTACCGCGGTAGCCGGTTTATTCGTGGGCGCCATCGAGCAAATGCCGCCGCGCCTGCCCGGTGCGACGCTGTACAACGCCTCGGTGTTTTACTCGCGCAATCAATATGCCCAGGGCGCGACCATGATGCACCTGGTCGAGGCACTGAACTGGTTGATGAGCAAAGACGTCGAGGTGATCAATATGAGCCTGTCGGGACCGGACAACCGGATCCTCGCGGCAGCCGTCGATCAGGTGATCGGGCGCGGCAAAGCCATTGTGGCCGCGGCCGGCAATGCCGGACCGGCTGCACCGCCGCTGTATCCCGCGGCTTACCCCGGTGTGATTTCCGCCACCGCCGTGGACAGTGAGCAGCGCATCTACCGCTGGGCCAACCGTGGCGAACACGTGGATTTTGCCGCGTTCGGTGTGTCTGTGGTTACCGCGCGCAGTGGCAGTGAATTCGGCCGTGAAAGCGGAACTTCCATGGCCGCGCCCGTGGTTTCCGCATTCGTGGCCTGTGAACTGGCCGACAATCCCGGCGGTGCGGACGAGGTGATCGATCGCCTGGCCAACAGGGCGCTGGACCTGGGCGAGCCGGGACGGGACCCGGTGTTCGGGTATGGATTGTTGCAGTGA
- a CDS encoding DUF72 domain-containing protein produces MTRTYFLGCPQWQHPAWNARLPSGRSPLERYSKVFNCVEGNTTFYATPSREQCRQWRSQVPDDFRFLFKFPRQVTHDRLLAGAGSEVQAFLEILAPLEDVFGPFLLQLPAAFGPQHLDNLWRFIDALPAALSCTVEMRHSAFFSKGEAERALNRGLRQRNIARVCFDSRALFTAAPDSEATRDAQRKKPRVPVHLLPVDASPVIRYIGHPDLEANRPFLAPWVERVGTWIEEGRRPFVFMHMPDKGDALSLAVLWSELLSERVPQAAALCLNEKQPQMGLF; encoded by the coding sequence ATGACCCGAACCTATTTCCTCGGCTGCCCGCAGTGGCAACACCCCGCCTGGAATGCAAGGCTTCCGTCTGGCCGGAGCCCACTTGAGCGATACAGCAAGGTGTTTAACTGCGTCGAGGGCAACACCACCTTTTATGCCACTCCCAGCCGCGAGCAGTGCCGGCAGTGGCGTTCACAGGTGCCCGACGATTTCCGCTTCCTGTTCAAGTTTCCGCGCCAGGTCACCCACGATCGGTTACTGGCCGGGGCCGGTTCCGAGGTGCAGGCCTTTCTGGAGATTCTCGCCCCGCTCGAGGATGTGTTCGGCCCTTTTCTCCTGCAACTTCCCGCGGCATTTGGGCCCCAACATCTGGATAACCTGTGGCGATTTATCGATGCGTTGCCCGCGGCCCTGTCCTGCACTGTCGAGATGCGTCACAGTGCCTTTTTCAGCAAAGGCGAAGCGGAGAGGGCCCTGAATCGGGGCCTGCGGCAGCGGAATATCGCCCGCGTGTGCTTTGACAGCCGCGCCCTCTTCACCGCAGCGCCGGACAGCGAGGCAACCCGTGACGCCCAGCGCAAAAAGCCCAGGGTTCCGGTACATCTGCTCCCCGTCGACGCATCCCCGGTGATCCGCTATATCGGCCATCCCGACCTGGAGGCCAACCGCCCCTTTCTGGCGCCCTGGGTTGAGCGGGTCGGCACCTGGATCGAGGAGGGGCGACGCCCCTTTGTCTTCATGCATATGCCGGATAAAGGCGATGCCCTCTCCCTGGCTGTGCTCTGGAGCGAGTTGCTGAGCGAGCGTGTGCCGCAGGCGGCAGCCCTGTGCCTAAACGAAAAACAGCCCCAGATGGGGCTGTTTTAG